Proteins encoded within one genomic window of Bos indicus x Bos taurus breed Angus x Brahman F1 hybrid chromosome 18, Bos_hybrid_MaternalHap_v2.0, whole genome shotgun sequence:
- the LOC113875939 gene encoding leukocyte immunoglobulin-like receptor subfamily B member 4 isoform X4, whose translation MAPTLPALLCLGLSVGLRTQVQAGTFPKPIIWAEPSSVVPLGSSVTILCQGPPNTKSFSLNKEGDSTPWNIHPSLEPWDKANFFISNVREQQAGRYHCSHFIGVNWSEPSEPLDLLVAGEEPAGRLRDRPSLSVRPSPSVAPGENVTLLCQSGNRTDTFLLSKEGAAHRPLRLRSQDQDGWYQAEFSLSPVTSAHGGTYRCYRSLSTNPYLLSQPSEPLALLVADYTMQNLIRMGLAASVLLLLGILLCQARHDHGGAREAARS comes from the exons ATggcccccaccctccctgccttGCTCTGCCTTG GGCTGAGTGTGGGCCTAAGGACCCAGGTGCAGGCCG GGACCTTCCCCAAACCCATCATCTGGGCTGAGCCCAGCTCTGTGGTCCCCTTGGGGAGCTCCGTGACCATCTTGTGTCAAGGGCCCCCGAATACCAAAAGCTTCAGTCTGAACAAAGAGGGCGACTCAACCCCCTGGAACATACATCCATCACTAGAGCCCTGGGACAAAGCCAACTTCTTCATCAGTAATGTCAGAGAGCAGCAGGCAGGGAGATACCACTGCTCCCACTTCATCGGAGTTAACTGGTCAGAGCCCAGCGAGCCCCTGGACCTGCTGGTGGCAGGAGAAGAGCCAGCAG GACGGCTCAGAGACAGACCCTCCCTCTCGGTGCGGCCAAGCCCCTCGGTGGCCCCGGGGGAGAATGTGACCCTGCTGTGTCAGTCAGGAAACAGGACGGACACTTTCCTTCTGTCCAAGGAGGGGGCAGCCCATCGCCCCCTGCGTCTGCGCTCCCAGGACCAAGACGGGTGGTACCAGGCCGAGTTCTCCTTGAGCCCTGTGACCTCAGCCCACGGGGGCACCTACAGGTGCTACCGCTCACTCAGCACAAACCCCTACCTGCTGTCACAGCCCAGTGAGCCCCTGGCGCTCCTGGTCGCAG ACTACACGATGCAGAATCTCATCCGGATGGGCCTCGCAGCCTCGGTCCTGCTGCTCCTTGGGATCCTGCTCTGCCAGGCTCGGCACGACCACGGAGGAGCCCGAGAAGCAGCCCGGAGCTGA
- the LOC113875939 gene encoding leukocyte immunoglobulin-like receptor subfamily A member 5 isoform X2, with protein MAPTLPALLCLGLSVGLRTQVQAGTFPKPIIWAEPSSVVPLGSSVTILCQGPPNTKSFSLNKEGDSTPWNIHPSLEPWDKANFFISNVREQQAGRYHCSHFIGVNWSEPSEPLDLLVAGEEPAGRLRDRPSLSVRPSPSVAPGENVTLLCQSGNRTDTFLLSKEGAAHRPLRLRSQDQDGWYQAEFSLSPVTSAHGGTYRCYRSLSTNPYLLSQPSEPLALLVAESHPDGPRSLGPAAPWDPALPGSARPRRSPRSSPELSTGTSHRLERWSLGRELPAQELLEEPLNPGERRAAGREEARESPAAGGRWGLGLCSRRGVGGGVRRGPPSRGGSPTPVSAHPRLKAPPNARGRVLALHARKLCPLMEDVSFIVNASRLWCAQRPPSLLRNRMMWTSPGFQRLKLRLPVQGKPWPATGE; from the exons ATggcccccaccctccctgccttGCTCTGCCTTG GGCTGAGTGTGGGCCTAAGGACCCAGGTGCAGGCCG GGACCTTCCCCAAACCCATCATCTGGGCTGAGCCCAGCTCTGTGGTCCCCTTGGGGAGCTCCGTGACCATCTTGTGTCAAGGGCCCCCGAATACCAAAAGCTTCAGTCTGAACAAAGAGGGCGACTCAACCCCCTGGAACATACATCCATCACTAGAGCCCTGGGACAAAGCCAACTTCTTCATCAGTAATGTCAGAGAGCAGCAGGCAGGGAGATACCACTGCTCCCACTTCATCGGAGTTAACTGGTCAGAGCCCAGCGAGCCCCTGGACCTGCTGGTGGCAGGAGAAGAGCCAGCAG GACGGCTCAGAGACAGACCCTCCCTCTCGGTGCGGCCAAGCCCCTCGGTGGCCCCGGGGGAGAATGTGACCCTGCTGTGTCAGTCAGGAAACAGGACGGACACTTTCCTTCTGTCCAAGGAGGGGGCAGCCCATCGCCCCCTGCGTCTGCGCTCCCAGGACCAAGACGGGTGGTACCAGGCCGAGTTCTCCTTGAGCCCTGTGACCTCAGCCCACGGGGGCACCTACAGGTGCTACCGCTCACTCAGCACAAACCCCTACCTGCTGTCACAGCCCAGTGAGCCCCTGGCGCTCCTGGTCGCAG AATCTCATCCGGATGGGCCTCGCAGCCTCGGTCCTGCTGCTCCTTGGGATCCTGCTCTGCCAGGCTCGGCACGACCACGGAGGAGCCCGAGAAGCAGCCCGGAGCTGAGCACCGGGACCTCGCACCGCCTGGAGCGCTGGAGCCTGGGACGCGAGCTTCCGGCCCAGGAGCTTCTAGAAGAGCCTTTGAACCCGGGGGAGAGACGCGCTGCTGGGCGTGAGGAGGCCCGGGAGTCCCCGGCGGCAGGGGGGCGCTGGGGGCTCGGACTCTGCTCCCGGCGGGGcgttggggggggggtgcggcGGGGCCCTCCCTCCCGGGGCGGAAGCCCGACTCCTGTCTCCGCTCACCCCCGGCTCAAGGCACCTCCCAATGCCAGGGGGCGGGTCCTCGCCCTGCATGCCCGCAAGCTCTGTCCACTCATGGAGGACGTGAGCTTCATTGTTAATGCCAGCCGCCTCTGGTGTGCGCAAAGACCTCCATCCCTTCTCAGAAACAGAATGATGTGGACTTCTCCAGGGTTCCAGAGGTTAAAactccgcctgccagtgcag GGGAAGCCCTGgcctgcaactggagagtaa
- the LOC113875939 gene encoding leukocyte immunoglobulin-like receptor subfamily A member 6 isoform X3 — protein sequence MAPTLPALLCLGTFPKPIIWAEPSSVVPLGSSVTILCQGPPNTKSFSLNKEGDSTPWNIHPSLEPWDKANFFISNVREQQAGRYHCSHFIGVNWSEPSEPLDLLVAGEEPAGRLRDRPSLSVRPSPSVAPGENVTLLCQSGNRTDTFLLSKEGAAHRPLRLRSQDQDGWYQAEFSLSPVTSAHGGTYRCYRSLSTNPYLLSQPSEPLALLVAESHPDGPRSLGPAAPWDPALPGSARPRRSPRSSPELSTGTSHRLERWSLGRELPAQELLEEPLNPGERRAAGREEARESPAAGGRWGLGLCSRRGVGGGVRRGPPSRGGSPTPVSAHPRLKAPPNARGRVLALHARKLCPLMEDVSFIVNASRLWCAQRPPSLLRNRMMWTSPGFQRLKLRLPVQELGSDPWFPKIPAKPVCPND from the exons ATggcccccaccctccctgccttGCTCTGCCTTG GGACCTTCCCCAAACCCATCATCTGGGCTGAGCCCAGCTCTGTGGTCCCCTTGGGGAGCTCCGTGACCATCTTGTGTCAAGGGCCCCCGAATACCAAAAGCTTCAGTCTGAACAAAGAGGGCGACTCAACCCCCTGGAACATACATCCATCACTAGAGCCCTGGGACAAAGCCAACTTCTTCATCAGTAATGTCAGAGAGCAGCAGGCAGGGAGATACCACTGCTCCCACTTCATCGGAGTTAACTGGTCAGAGCCCAGCGAGCCCCTGGACCTGCTGGTGGCAGGAGAAGAGCCAGCAG GACGGCTCAGAGACAGACCCTCCCTCTCGGTGCGGCCAAGCCCCTCGGTGGCCCCGGGGGAGAATGTGACCCTGCTGTGTCAGTCAGGAAACAGGACGGACACTTTCCTTCTGTCCAAGGAGGGGGCAGCCCATCGCCCCCTGCGTCTGCGCTCCCAGGACCAAGACGGGTGGTACCAGGCCGAGTTCTCCTTGAGCCCTGTGACCTCAGCCCACGGGGGCACCTACAGGTGCTACCGCTCACTCAGCACAAACCCCTACCTGCTGTCACAGCCCAGTGAGCCCCTGGCGCTCCTGGTCGCAG AATCTCATCCGGATGGGCCTCGCAGCCTCGGTCCTGCTGCTCCTTGGGATCCTGCTCTGCCAGGCTCGGCACGACCACGGAGGAGCCCGAGAAGCAGCCCGGAGCTGAGCACCGGGACCTCGCACCGCCTGGAGCGCTGGAGCCTGGGACGCGAGCTTCCGGCCCAGGAGCTTCTAGAAGAGCCTTTGAACCCGGGGGAGAGACGCGCTGCTGGGCGTGAGGAGGCCCGGGAGTCCCCGGCGGCAGGGGGGCGCTGGGGGCTCGGACTCTGCTCCCGGCGGGGcgttggggggggggtgcggcGGGGCCCTCCCTCCCGGGGCGGAAGCCCGACTCCTGTCTCCGCTCACCCCCGGCTCAAGGCACCTCCCAATGCCAGGGGGCGGGTCCTCGCCCTGCATGCCCGCAAGCTCTGTCCACTCATGGAGGACGTGAGCTTCATTGTTAATGCCAGCCGCCTCTGGTGTGCGCAAAGACCTCCATCCCTTCTCAGAAACAGAATGATGTGGACTTCTCCAGGGTTCCAGAGGTTAAAactccgcctgccagtgcaggagctcgggtctgatccctggttccCGAAGATcccagctaagcctgtgtgccccaacgaCTGA
- the LOC113875939 gene encoding leukocyte immunoglobulin-like receptor subfamily A member 5 isoform X1, which translates to MAPTLPALLCLGLSVGLRTQVQAGTFPKPIIWAEPSSVVPLGSSVTILCQGPPNTKSFSLNKEGDSTPWNIHPSLEPWDKANFFISNVREQQAGRYHCSHFIGVNWSEPSEPLDLLVAGEEPAGRLRDRPSLSVRPSPSVAPGENVTLLCQSGNRTDTFLLSKEGAAHRPLRLRSQDQDGWYQAEFSLSPVTSAHGGTYRCYRSLSTNPYLLSQPSEPLALLVAESHPDGPRSLGPAAPWDPALPGSARPRRSPRSSPELSTGTSHRLERWSLGRELPAQELLEEPLNPGERRAAGREEARESPAAGGRWGLGLCSRRGVGGGVRRGPPSRGGSPTPVSAHPRLKAPPNARGRVLALHARKLCPLMEDVSFIVNASRLWCAQRPPSLLRNRMMWTSPGFQRLKLRLPVQELGSDPWFPKIPAKPVCPND; encoded by the exons ATggcccccaccctccctgccttGCTCTGCCTTG GGCTGAGTGTGGGCCTAAGGACCCAGGTGCAGGCCG GGACCTTCCCCAAACCCATCATCTGGGCTGAGCCCAGCTCTGTGGTCCCCTTGGGGAGCTCCGTGACCATCTTGTGTCAAGGGCCCCCGAATACCAAAAGCTTCAGTCTGAACAAAGAGGGCGACTCAACCCCCTGGAACATACATCCATCACTAGAGCCCTGGGACAAAGCCAACTTCTTCATCAGTAATGTCAGAGAGCAGCAGGCAGGGAGATACCACTGCTCCCACTTCATCGGAGTTAACTGGTCAGAGCCCAGCGAGCCCCTGGACCTGCTGGTGGCAGGAGAAGAGCCAGCAG GACGGCTCAGAGACAGACCCTCCCTCTCGGTGCGGCCAAGCCCCTCGGTGGCCCCGGGGGAGAATGTGACCCTGCTGTGTCAGTCAGGAAACAGGACGGACACTTTCCTTCTGTCCAAGGAGGGGGCAGCCCATCGCCCCCTGCGTCTGCGCTCCCAGGACCAAGACGGGTGGTACCAGGCCGAGTTCTCCTTGAGCCCTGTGACCTCAGCCCACGGGGGCACCTACAGGTGCTACCGCTCACTCAGCACAAACCCCTACCTGCTGTCACAGCCCAGTGAGCCCCTGGCGCTCCTGGTCGCAG AATCTCATCCGGATGGGCCTCGCAGCCTCGGTCCTGCTGCTCCTTGGGATCCTGCTCTGCCAGGCTCGGCACGACCACGGAGGAGCCCGAGAAGCAGCCCGGAGCTGAGCACCGGGACCTCGCACCGCCTGGAGCGCTGGAGCCTGGGACGCGAGCTTCCGGCCCAGGAGCTTCTAGAAGAGCCTTTGAACCCGGGGGAGAGACGCGCTGCTGGGCGTGAGGAGGCCCGGGAGTCCCCGGCGGCAGGGGGGCGCTGGGGGCTCGGACTCTGCTCCCGGCGGGGcgttggggggggggtgcggcGGGGCCCTCCCTCCCGGGGCGGAAGCCCGACTCCTGTCTCCGCTCACCCCCGGCTCAAGGCACCTCCCAATGCCAGGGGGCGGGTCCTCGCCCTGCATGCCCGCAAGCTCTGTCCACTCATGGAGGACGTGAGCTTCATTGTTAATGCCAGCCGCCTCTGGTGTGCGCAAAGACCTCCATCCCTTCTCAGAAACAGAATGATGTGGACTTCTCCAGGGTTCCAGAGGTTAAAactccgcctgccagtgcaggagctcgggtctgatccctggttccCGAAGATcccagctaagcctgtgtgccccaacgaCTGA